The Bryobacteraceae bacterium genome includes a window with the following:
- the pntB gene encoding NAD(P) transhydrogenase subunit beta, protein MPAAVINFAYLLASVLFIFALKGMSHPRTAVRGNFLGALGMFIAVLVTVLDRRIISYEIIVAGLVVGSGIGAVLAVKIHMTAMPQMVALLNGFGGAASALVAGAALAETIHMGGSFGLQLTIATALSGLIGGVTFLGSLVAFGKLQELITSAAVVFPGRHAINALFLLINVVLCGFVVAQPEQLLWYWLLLAASCILGVLATIGIGGADMPVVISLLNSYSGLAACATGFVLENNMLIIAGSLVGASGIILTQIMCKAMNRSLANVLFGGFGAQVVSKGDDIYRGKVKAASPEEIAMLLENAQRVAFVPGYGMAVSQAQHAVRNLARMLEERGAEVFFAIHPVAGRMPGHMNVLLAEADVPYEALKEMDQANPLFPQTDVSIIIGANDVVNPLARTDPKSPIAGMPILDVDKSRTVVVIKRSLSPGFAGIPNPLFAADNTLMFFSDGQKAVNDIINALKEA, encoded by the coding sequence ATGCCTGCCGCCGTCATCAATTTCGCCTATCTGCTCGCCTCGGTGCTGTTCATCTTCGCGCTGAAGGGCATGTCGCATCCGCGCACGGCGGTGCGCGGCAATTTCCTGGGCGCGCTCGGCATGTTCATCGCCGTGCTCGTCACCGTGCTCGACCGGCGAATCATCAGCTACGAGATCATCGTCGCCGGACTCGTCGTGGGTTCTGGAATCGGCGCCGTGTTGGCCGTGAAAATCCACATGACGGCGATGCCGCAAATGGTGGCGCTGCTGAACGGCTTCGGCGGCGCGGCGTCGGCGCTGGTGGCGGGAGCGGCTCTGGCCGAGACGATCCACATGGGCGGCTCGTTCGGCCTGCAGCTCACCATCGCCACGGCGCTTTCCGGTCTGATCGGCGGCGTGACGTTTCTCGGCAGCCTGGTCGCTTTCGGCAAACTGCAGGAACTGATCACGAGCGCCGCCGTGGTGTTCCCCGGACGCCATGCCATCAACGCCCTGTTCCTGCTGATCAACGTCGTGTTGTGCGGGTTCGTGGTGGCCCAGCCGGAACAGCTTCTCTGGTACTGGCTGCTGCTGGCGGCGTCCTGCATTCTCGGCGTGCTGGCCACCATCGGCATCGGCGGGGCGGACATGCCGGTGGTGATCTCGCTGCTGAACTCCTACTCCGGACTGGCCGCCTGCGCCACCGGTTTCGTGCTCGAAAACAACATGCTGATCATCGCCGGCTCGCTGGTCGGGGCGTCGGGGATCATCCTGACGCAGATCATGTGCAAGGCGATGAACCGGTCGCTGGCCAACGTGCTGTTCGGCGGCTTCGGCGCGCAGGTTGTCTCGAAGGGCGACGACATTTACAGGGGCAAGGTGAAGGCCGCTTCGCCCGAAGAGATCGCCATGCTGCTTGAAAACGCCCAACGCGTGGCCTTCGTGCCGGGTTACGGCATGGCGGTGAGCCAGGCGCAGCACGCGGTGCGGAATCTGGCGCGGATGCTCGAGGAGCGCGGCGCCGAGGTCTTCTTCGCCATCCACCCGGTCGCGGGGCGCATGCCCGGGCACATGAACGTGCTTCTGGCCGAGGCCGATGTTCCGTATGAAGCGCTCAAAGAGATGGACCAGGCCAATCCACTGTTTCCTCAGACGGACGTCTCCATCATCATCGGGGCGAACGACGTGGTGAACCCGCTGGCGCGGACAGACCCGAAATCGCCCATCGCCGGCATGCCGATCCTCGACGTCGACAAGTCGCGCACGGTGGTGGTGATCAAGCGAAGTCTGAGTCCGGGGTTCGCCGGCATTCCGAACCCGCTGTTCGCCGCCGACAACACGCTGATGTTTTTCTCCGACGGACAGAAGGCGGTCAACGACATCATCAACGCGCTGAAGGAAGCCTGA
- a CDS encoding oxidoreductase, whose translation MNRRTFVAATAASSLSGAAAPIPKRVYKDGVELSIIGFGGIVIMGYEQKEANRIVASAWERGVNYYDVAPSYGDGEAEIKLGPALQPFRKNAFLACKTTRRDAAGAQQEFEQSLRRLRTDYFDLYQFHAVSSMEDVEKILAPGGAAEFFFRMKKEGKARFLGFSAHHAEAALALMEKFPVDSILFPVNFVCWHEGQFGPQMLEMAREKKIARLALKGMAHTTWPKDLPRARGKYAKCWYQPLDEPEKARLALGWTLSQEITAAIPPGEKSLFDLALDIGASFQPLSRAEIEKVAAIARGIEPIFRA comes from the coding sequence ATGAACCGGCGAACGTTCGTTGCCGCGACTGCGGCATCTTCATTGTCCGGCGCTGCGGCCCCCATCCCGAAGCGCGTCTATAAAGACGGCGTCGAGCTCTCCATCATCGGTTTCGGCGGCATCGTCATCATGGGATACGAGCAGAAGGAGGCCAACCGCATCGTGGCCTCCGCGTGGGAGCGGGGCGTCAACTACTACGACGTCGCGCCCTCCTACGGCGACGGCGAGGCGGAGATCAAGCTCGGTCCGGCCTTGCAGCCGTTCCGGAAGAATGCTTTCCTGGCCTGCAAGACCACGCGCCGTGATGCCGCCGGGGCGCAGCAGGAGTTCGAACAGTCCCTCCGCCGGCTCCGCACCGATTATTTCGACCTCTACCAGTTCCATGCGGTCTCTTCGATGGAAGATGTCGAGAAGATCCTTGCGCCGGGCGGCGCCGCCGAATTCTTCTTCCGGATGAAAAAGGAAGGGAAGGCGCGCTTCCTCGGCTTTTCCGCACACCATGCCGAGGCCGCTTTGGCGTTGATGGAGAAGTTCCCCGTGGACTCGATCCTTTTCCCCGTCAATTTCGTCTGCTGGCACGAGGGGCAGTTCGGGCCCCAGATGCTCGAAATGGCGCGGGAGAAGAAGATCGCCCGCCTCGCGCTGAAAGGCATGGCCCACACGACTTGGCCGAAGGACCTGCCGCGCGCCAGGGGCAAATACGCCAAGTGCTGGTACCAGCCTCTCGACGAGCCGGAGAAGGCGCGCCTGGCCCTCGGGTGGACGCTCTCGCAGGAAATCACTGCGGCGATCCCGCCTGGAGAGAAGAGCCTGTTCGACCTCGCTCTCGACATCGGCGCCAGCTTTCAGCCTCTGAGCCGGGCCGAAATCGAAAAAGTCGCCGCCATCGCCCGCGGCATCGAGCCGATCTTCCGAGCCTGA
- the rpmG gene encoding 50S ribosomal protein L33 has product MPRITVKLVSSAGTGHFYTTTKNPKAKTEKIVLKKYDPKIRKHVEYKEAKI; this is encoded by the coding sequence ATGCCGCGCATCACTGTCAAGCTGGTCTCCTCGGCGGGCACGGGGCACTTCTACACCACCACCAAGAACCCCAAGGCCAAGACCGAAAAAATCGTGCTGAAGAAGTACGACCCGAAGATCCGCAAGCACGTCGAGTACAAGGAAGCCAAGATCTGA
- the rpmB gene encoding 50S ribosomal protein L28: MEGIFRFPTPYGFTLEKAMSKYCPVTGKKPASGNRVSHANNRAKRVFEPNLHTKRLWSPQLKRFVRLRLSARALRIIDKKGIDAVLAELKQKGVKF; this comes from the coding sequence GTGGAAGGGATCTTCCGCTTCCCCACTCCCTACGGATTCACTCTGGAGAAGGCCATGTCGAAGTACTGCCCTGTGACAGGAAAGAAGCCCGCCAGCGGCAACAGGGTTTCGCACGCCAACAACCGCGCCAAGCGCGTCTTCGAGCCCAACCTGCATACCAAGAGGCTCTGGTCGCCGCAGCTGAAGCGCTTCGTGCGCCTCCGCCTCAGCGCCCGCGCCCTGCGCATCATCGACAAGAAGGGCATCGACGCCGTGCTGGCGGAGCTGAAGCAGAAGGGCGTCAAGTTCTAG